The Candidatus Pantoea soli genome window below encodes:
- a CDS encoding benzoate/H(+) symporter BenE family transporter has protein sequence MTTAAARHAFSFPMLVSGFIAVLIGYSSSAALIFQAAQAAGATPAQIGGWFSMLGIGMGLASLALSLWTRMPILAAWSTPGAALLATSVQGLSLNEVVGVFVATNLLIVLSGITGLFARLMHHIPQSLAAAMLAGILLRFGTATFSGLQDNAALCGSMCLVWLAGRRWLPRYAILMALLAGVLVALGQHAIHFPSGALTFSVPQFIMPHFSLTALPGVVLPYFLVTMASQNAPGIATLQAHGYQPPVSALTGWTGFIALVLSPFGGFSVCIAAITAAICMGDEVDADPRRRWMASAIAGLFYLLTGLTGALVAVLLSALPPVLIATLAGLALLVTLAGSLQRALAEPAQRDSAIVAFLVTASGVSLFGVGAAFWGLAGGLLVHLLLSPRRAD, from the coding sequence ATGACAACTGCCGCGGCGCGCCACGCCTTCTCGTTCCCGATGCTGGTTTCAGGATTTATTGCCGTGCTGATTGGCTACAGCAGCAGCGCGGCCCTGATTTTTCAGGCGGCGCAGGCGGCAGGCGCCACGCCGGCGCAGATTGGCGGCTGGTTCTCTATGCTGGGCATCGGCATGGGGCTGGCGTCGTTAGCGCTCTCCCTCTGGACAAGAATGCCCATCCTTGCGGCCTGGTCCACGCCAGGTGCTGCCCTGCTGGCCACCAGCGTACAGGGGCTCAGCCTGAATGAGGTGGTCGGCGTGTTTGTCGCCACCAACCTGCTGATTGTCCTGAGCGGCATCACCGGCCTGTTCGCCCGTCTGATGCACCACATTCCGCAATCGCTGGCGGCCGCCATGCTGGCCGGCATCCTGCTGCGCTTCGGCACCGCCACCTTCAGCGGATTACAGGACAACGCCGCGCTGTGCGGCAGCATGTGTCTGGTCTGGCTGGCGGGCCGCCGCTGGCTGCCGCGCTATGCCATTCTTATGGCGCTGCTGGCCGGCGTGCTGGTCGCGCTGGGACAGCACGCCATCCACTTTCCGTCCGGCGCGCTGACCTTTAGCGTGCCGCAGTTCATTATGCCGCACTTCAGCCTGACGGCGCTGCCTGGCGTGGTGTTGCCCTATTTTCTGGTCACGATGGCCTCGCAGAATGCCCCCGGTATCGCCACGCTGCAGGCCCACGGCTATCAGCCGCCGGTCTCCGCCCTCACCGGCTGGACCGGCTTTATCGCGCTGGTTCTGTCGCCGTTTGGCGGTTTTTCCGTGTGTATTGCGGCTATTACCGCCGCTATCTGTATGGGCGATGAAGTGGATGCCGATCCGCGCCGCCGCTGGATGGCCTCAGCCATCGCCGGGCTGTTCTATCTGCTCACCGGCCTGACCGGCGCGCTGGTTGCCGTGCTGCTCAGCGCCCTGCCGCCGGTGCTGATTGCCACGCTGGCGGGCCTCGCGCTGCTGGTGACGCTGGCCGGCAGCCTGCAGCGCGCGCTGGCCGAGCCGGCGCAGCGTGACAGCGCCATCGTGGCCTTTCTTGTAACAGCCAGCGGCGTTTCACTGTTCGGCGTTGGTGCCGCCTTCTGGGGGCTGGCGGGGGGACTGCTGGTGCATCTGCTGCTGAGCCCGCGCCGCGCTGATTAA
- a CDS encoding cupin domain-containing protein, protein MTATFSGPSARFNPAEIASQLPATADTLLADIYLTDRPAASSRVFRAYRGVPPHFHRGCDEYLYVLSGRGTFWMEDPAREAVFAPGDMLFFARNVVHALPVLLEEPVIFLTIDTPRRAEDDVVFVDAGAGDASTFMQRNRPTE, encoded by the coding sequence ATGACAGCGACCTTTAGCGGCCCCTCCGCGCGTTTTAACCCGGCGGAGATCGCCAGCCAGTTACCGGCTACGGCCGACACCCTGCTGGCGGATATCTATTTAACCGATCGGCCAGCGGCCAGCAGCCGCGTGTTCCGCGCTTATCGCGGTGTACCACCGCATTTTCACCGCGGATGCGATGAATATCTGTATGTATTATCCGGTCGCGGCACCTTCTGGATGGAAGATCCGGCGCGCGAAGCAGTATTTGCACCCGGCGACATGCTGTTCTTTGCCCGTAACGTGGTGCATGCCCTGCCGGTGCTGCTGGAGGAGCCGGTGATTTTCCTGACCATTGATACGCCCCGGCGTGCCGAGGATGATGTGGTTTTCGTGGATGCCGGAGCCGGCGACGCCAGCACCTTTATGCAGCGCAATCGTCCGACAGAGTGA
- a CDS encoding EAL domain-containing protein produces the protein MLIEPDDNIHRYCALQALREPDACRDDVLVKFVRLASRVLGIPGSFISVLDDSDQYIRAAHNFGLKQTTREESLCRHVVDGAAEMVIPDTWLDGRFAAHHFVTGAPFIRFYAGVPLRNREGVITGTLCVTDSEPHPFSAEQLATLKMLGNLAMSFLDAWHAAGFIDAVTGLPNRQRLIRDLHQLTDSPHRLILLECIELPRASELARSMGMGPVEALFKDVATLLQQRLRPAPDERLYSVANGRFALLTYPESALTADRAVGRMAGISAGLSEGLSISLTPHGGQVDFITGGISPEERLRRAASALYEALSRGVPAMTYSESADVQHTRDFTLMHDFAAALCSEGGLYLVYQPKICLRSGAPVGLEALIRWRHPQYGELSPVTFVPLAEKTELLHKMTTWVIERAIMRLVRLRNHPIQLPITVNVSLNDFARDDFADVLDEKMQQHGLPPSLLGIECLETERIVENPQAMSGLARLRQRGFGISLDDFGTGYSNISYLGRMPLDVVKLDRSLVSNLATERASRVIARSIIRMLKDLDYVVLAEGVEDAETGRILSEYGSDQAQGYFYARPMDDNALDAWLLWKLHETCR, from the coding sequence GTGCTGATTGAACCCGATGACAACATTCATCGCTACTGCGCGCTGCAGGCGCTGCGTGAGCCGGATGCGTGCCGCGATGACGTACTGGTGAAATTTGTCCGGCTGGCCTCGCGGGTGCTGGGCATTCCGGGCAGCTTTATTTCGGTGCTGGATGACAGCGACCAGTATATCCGCGCTGCGCATAACTTCGGGCTGAAGCAGACCACGCGTGAGGAGTCGCTGTGCCGCCACGTGGTAGACGGCGCAGCGGAAATGGTGATCCCGGATACCTGGCTTGATGGACGCTTTGCCGCGCATCACTTTGTCACCGGCGCACCCTTTATTCGCTTTTATGCGGGCGTGCCGCTGAGAAACCGCGAAGGCGTCATCACCGGCACGCTGTGCGTCACCGACAGTGAGCCCCACCCGTTTAGCGCTGAACAGCTGGCGACGCTGAAGATGCTGGGCAACCTGGCGATGTCGTTTCTTGACGCATGGCACGCCGCCGGCTTTATCGATGCGGTAACCGGCCTGCCCAACCGGCAGCGGCTAATCCGCGATCTGCATCAGTTAACTGACAGCCCGCACCGCCTGATTTTACTGGAGTGCATTGAGCTGCCGCGCGCCAGCGAACTGGCGCGATCCATGGGCATGGGCCCGGTCGAGGCGCTGTTTAAGGATGTGGCCACGCTGCTGCAGCAGCGGCTGCGACCCGCGCCGGATGAGCGCCTGTATAGCGTAGCCAACGGGCGCTTCGCCCTGCTGACCTATCCGGAGAGTGCGCTGACTGCCGACCGGGCCGTCGGACGGATGGCCGGCATCAGCGCCGGGCTGAGCGAAGGGTTGTCGATTTCGCTGACGCCGCACGGCGGTCAGGTCGATTTTATCACCGGCGGTATCAGCCCGGAGGAACGCTTGCGGCGCGCTGCCAGTGCGCTGTATGAAGCGCTCAGCCGCGGCGTGCCTGCCATGACCTACAGCGAATCGGCAGATGTGCAGCATACGCGCGATTTTACCCTGATGCATGATTTCGCCGCCGCACTGTGCAGCGAGGGCGGGCTCTATCTGGTCTATCAGCCGAAGATATGTCTGCGCAGCGGCGCACCGGTCGGGCTGGAGGCGCTGATTCGCTGGCGGCATCCGCAGTATGGCGAGCTTTCACCGGTCACCTTTGTGCCGCTGGCGGAAAAAACCGAGCTGCTGCATAAAATGACCACCTGGGTGATCGAACGCGCCATTATGCGTCTGGTGCGGCTGCGTAATCACCCTATCCAGCTGCCGATTACGGTCAATGTCAGCCTGAATGATTTTGCCCGGGACGACTTTGCCGACGTGCTGGATGAAAAAATGCAGCAGCATGGCCTCCCGCCGTCGCTGCTGGGCATTGAGTGCCTGGAAACCGAACGGATTGTGGAGAACCCGCAGGCCATGAGCGGGCTGGCGCGCCTTCGCCAGCGCGGCTTTGGGATTTCACTGGATGATTTCGGCACCGGCTACAGCAACATCAGCTATCTGGGGCGTATGCCGCTGGATGTGGTCAAGCTTGACCGCTCGCTGGTCAGCAATCTCGCCACCGAACGCGCCTCACGCGTGATCGCGCGCAGCATTATCCGCATGCTGAAAGATCTCGATTACGTCGTGCTGGCGGAGGGGGTGGAAGATGCGGAAACCGGGCGAATTCTGTCGGAATATGGCAGCGATCAGGCGCAGGGCTATTTTTATGCCCGCCCGATGGACGATAACGCGCTGGATGCCTGGCTGCTGTGGAAGCTGCACGAAACCTGCCGCTGA
- a CDS encoding isochorismatase family protein, with the protein MALTTLDSRTALIVVDLQHGIVRLPVTPLAAEAVIAQAARLVAAFRARHLPVVLVNVAGGAPGRTQQPRHGGELPADWADLVPEMTPQPDDICVTKQTWGGFHHTGLHEQLQQRGVTQVVVCGIATSIGVESTARQAYALGYNVTLATDAMTCLDADTHHNSIARIFPRLGETGSTDDVLALLG; encoded by the coding sequence ATGGCTTTAACGACGCTTGACTCCCGTACCGCGCTGATTGTGGTTGATCTGCAACACGGTATTGTGCGCCTGCCGGTGACGCCACTCGCTGCCGAAGCGGTGATTGCGCAAGCTGCGCGGCTGGTCGCGGCCTTTCGCGCCCGCCATCTGCCGGTGGTGCTGGTAAACGTGGCGGGTGGGGCACCAGGCCGCACACAGCAGCCGCGCCACGGCGGCGAACTGCCGGCGGACTGGGCCGATCTGGTACCGGAGATGACACCACAGCCGGACGATATCTGTGTCACCAAGCAAACCTGGGGCGGGTTCCACCACACCGGCCTGCATGAGCAGCTGCAGCAGCGCGGCGTCACGCAGGTGGTGGTGTGCGGTATCGCCACCAGTATCGGCGTGGAATCCACCGCGCGTCAGGCGTATGCGCTGGGCTACAACGTGACGCTGGCAACCGATGCCATGACCTGCCTGGATGCCGACACTCACCACAACAGCATTGCGCGCATTTTCCCGCGCCTTGGGGAAACCGGCAGCACGGACGACGTGCTGGCGCTGCTGGGGTAA
- a CDS encoding SMP-30/gluconolactonase/LRE family protein — MNTPMTKTALALTAALLLTSGATLSLARAASPLPALSQLAQDRPIGQPEVVATFSGAMPTGVTVSETGRIFVNFPRWGDDVPFTVAEVKGNRLVPYPDAAMNRADNAQPRTHLLSVQSVVADGQGRVWLLDTAAPGFATPVAGGAKLVAVNLRTNQVEKTVVFPPAVIKPATYVNDVRFDFRIGKAGVAYVTDSSLSGTGAIIVLDLASGKALRRLEGDRSTSPEPGFSPVVEGETLLQRHADGTTAPFAVASDGIALSPDGKTLYYSPLSGRHLYAVATALLRDPAVTDAQLAAAVQDLGEKGASDGLESDASGTVYAGDYERNAIRKLPPGGKWTTIAHGPAILWPDTLSVGPDGYLYFTVNQLNRQPGFHGGRDLRQKPYALLRIRIHAAPAPTR, encoded by the coding sequence ATGAATACACCGATGACGAAAACCGCGCTTGCACTGACGGCTGCGCTGCTGCTTACCAGCGGCGCCACGCTATCGCTGGCCCGCGCGGCCAGCCCCTTGCCCGCGCTCAGCCAGCTGGCGCAGGATCGTCCGATTGGCCAGCCCGAGGTGGTGGCAACCTTCAGCGGCGCGATGCCCACTGGCGTCACCGTCAGTGAAACCGGCCGCATCTTTGTTAACTTTCCGCGCTGGGGCGATGATGTGCCCTTTACCGTCGCGGAAGTCAAAGGCAACCGGCTGGTGCCTTACCCGGATGCGGCGATGAACCGGGCCGATAACGCCCAGCCGCGCACGCATCTGCTGAGCGTGCAAAGTGTGGTGGCCGATGGCCAGGGGCGCGTCTGGCTGCTGGATACCGCCGCGCCGGGCTTCGCCACGCCGGTGGCTGGTGGCGCGAAACTGGTGGCGGTGAATCTGCGGACGAATCAGGTGGAGAAAACCGTGGTCTTCCCGCCAGCGGTGATCAAACCCGCCACCTATGTTAACGATGTGCGCTTTGATTTCCGCATCGGCAAAGCCGGGGTTGCGTATGTGACGGACTCGTCGCTCTCCGGCACCGGCGCGATTATCGTGCTGGATCTGGCCAGCGGAAAAGCGCTGCGCCGCCTGGAAGGCGACCGGTCAACCTCGCCGGAACCCGGCTTTTCGCCGGTGGTGGAAGGGGAAACCCTGCTGCAGCGCCATGCTGATGGCACGACGGCGCCCTTCGCGGTGGCTTCTGACGGCATAGCCCTTTCGCCGGACGGCAAAACGCTCTATTACAGCCCGCTGTCAGGACGTCATCTGTATGCTGTGGCAACCGCACTGCTGCGCGATCCGGCCGTTACCGACGCGCAGCTCGCTGCCGCCGTGCAGGATCTGGGCGAAAAAGGGGCGTCAGATGGTCTGGAGAGTGATGCCAGCGGCACCGTTTACGCCGGGGATTATGAGCGCAATGCCATCCGTAAACTGCCACCCGGCGGTAAGTGGACGACGATTGCGCACGGCCCGGCTATTCTGTGGCCGGATACGCTGTCGGTCGGCCCGGATGGCTATCTTTATTTCACTGTCAATCAGCTCAACCGCCAGCCAGGCTTCCACGGCGGCCGGGATTTACGCCAGAAGCCGTATGCGCTGCTGCGTATACGCATCCATGCCGCACCGGCGCCAACGCGCTGA
- a CDS encoding helix-turn-helix domain-containing protein: MENLHQHLSQALKQLRQANGWSLTLAAERTQVSKAMLGQIERGESSPTVATLWKIATGFNVPFSFFVQGQTQPAGSGATFCQPNAQMQVKPLLPYDDRLRFDLLEVTLAAGAQSDSSAHEAGVIEQVVVLEGELLLGLDGTWRRLPAGEAWQFAADKAHSYRNPLSTPLRFHSLIHYLQRP; the protein is encoded by the coding sequence ATGGAAAATCTGCATCAACATCTGAGCCAGGCGCTGAAGCAGTTGCGTCAGGCCAACGGCTGGAGCCTGACGCTGGCGGCAGAGCGCACCCAGGTCAGCAAAGCCATGCTGGGACAAATCGAACGGGGTGAATCGAGCCCGACGGTCGCCACGCTGTGGAAGATCGCCACCGGTTTCAATGTGCCGTTCTCCTTTTTTGTGCAGGGTCAGACGCAACCGGCCGGCAGCGGTGCCACCTTCTGTCAGCCAAACGCGCAGATGCAGGTGAAACCCCTGCTGCCGTATGACGATCGGCTGCGATTTGATTTGCTGGAAGTGACGCTGGCGGCGGGGGCGCAGAGCGACTCCTCGGCGCACGAAGCGGGGGTGATCGAGCAGGTGGTGGTGCTGGAGGGCGAGCTGCTGCTGGGTCTTGACGGCACCTGGCGCCGCCTGCCCGCCGGCGAGGCCTGGCAGTTCGCTGCCGATAAAGCGCACAGTTACCGCAATCCGCTCAGCACGCCGCTGCGTTTTCACAGCCTGATCCACTATCTGCAGCGCCCCTGA
- a CDS encoding putative bifunctional diguanylate cyclase/phosphodiesterase, with amino-acid sequence MNTPSSDALDRLTLLAARLFRVPVAFISLIDSKKQFFKARHGLNICETSREVAFCQHTLEQDDILCIPDTHLDARFRHNPLVLGYPHIRFYAGIPLTTPEGYRIGTVCLVDTQPRPALTPADRRHLAVIASLVMDRMEVHRLELLRHSSQQRLEAISSTSSDAIICTDIKQGVIFWNPAATALFGYSAQEMMGEYVAGLVSERSQTDYRQELARMMAENDAVSRPRRIQIWGRRRTGQEFPAEVSFSGWQEDQERLVGMIIRDVTERHESEARLCELASLDMLTRLASRSAFMDQLQQLTMAGVPFTILMADLDGFKEVNDSLGHAAGDALLCHVAEQIRHVCVHAIMAARPGGDEFVILLPGESAAAQPIAEQLILAIQTPFDYQGAPVTVGASLGIAAFPQHGKDASAVMSAADLALYRAKAAGKGCSVQFQPLFLEVDQQRRRFEHELEVAVRQQQFVLFYQPQFDAVSDQLIGCEALLRWHHPVRGLLLPGAFLNMLMKSSLSITLGEWILRSALQQVSEWRRQQPALRVSINLFPRQLDDVRLDKLLCELTANDASFVDLEVDESVLTSLVQEVPARFNAIRQTGARFVIDHYGRTLGAINLLQHDFVAGLKIDKSLTAQLSDSGRVRMMFRALAALGKSLSLTVKAEGVENGQQRAFVTQAQCDVVQGHALGEPVSADVFGTLLAETRMHPL; translated from the coding sequence ATGAACACGCCCTCTTCGGACGCACTGGACCGGCTGACGCTGCTGGCGGCGCGGCTGTTCCGCGTGCCGGTGGCGTTTATTTCACTGATCGACAGTAAAAAACAGTTTTTTAAGGCGCGTCACGGGCTGAACATTTGTGAGACGTCACGCGAAGTCGCCTTCTGCCAGCATACGCTGGAGCAGGACGATATTCTGTGCATTCCGGATACGCACCTGGATGCGCGCTTTCGCCACAACCCGCTGGTGCTGGGTTATCCGCATATCCGTTTTTACGCCGGGATTCCGCTGACCACGCCGGAAGGCTACCGCATCGGCACCGTCTGTCTGGTGGATACGCAGCCGCGCCCGGCGCTCACGCCCGCCGATCGCCGCCACCTGGCCGTCATCGCCTCGCTGGTGATGGATCGGATGGAGGTGCACCGGCTGGAGCTGCTGCGCCACAGCAGTCAGCAGCGGCTGGAGGCGATCTCCTCCACCTCGTCGGATGCCATTATCTGTACCGATATCAAACAGGGCGTGATCTTCTGGAACCCGGCGGCCACTGCCCTGTTCGGCTACAGCGCTCAGGAGATGATGGGCGAATATGTTGCCGGTCTGGTTTCTGAACGTTCGCAAACGGATTACCGTCAGGAACTGGCACGCATGATGGCCGAGAACGACGCGGTTTCCCGGCCGCGCCGCATCCAGATCTGGGGCCGCAGACGCACCGGCCAGGAGTTCCCGGCAGAGGTCTCATTTTCCGGCTGGCAGGAGGATCAGGAGCGGCTGGTGGGCATGATTATTCGTGACGTCACCGAACGTCACGAAAGTGAAGCGCGGCTGTGTGAACTGGCGTCGCTGGATATGCTGACGCGGCTGGCCAGCCGCAGCGCCTTTATGGATCAGCTTCAGCAACTGACCATGGCTGGCGTGCCCTTTACCATCCTGATGGCCGACCTGGACGGATTTAAAGAGGTAAACGATTCACTGGGCCATGCCGCAGGCGATGCGCTGCTGTGTCATGTGGCCGAGCAGATCCGGCATGTCTGCGTGCACGCCATTATGGCCGCGCGGCCGGGTGGCGATGAGTTTGTCATTCTGCTGCCCGGCGAGAGCGCAGCGGCGCAGCCGATCGCCGAACAGCTGATCCTGGCGATACAGACGCCGTTTGATTATCAGGGTGCGCCGGTCACCGTGGGGGCCAGCCTCGGCATCGCCGCTTTTCCGCAGCACGGTAAAGATGCCTCGGCCGTGATGTCGGCGGCGGACCTTGCCCTCTACCGGGCCAAAGCTGCCGGCAAAGGCTGCAGCGTGCAGTTTCAGCCGCTGTTTCTGGAGGTGGACCAGCAGCGGCGTCGCTTCGAGCACGAACTGGAGGTGGCGGTGCGTCAGCAGCAGTTTGTGCTGTTCTATCAGCCGCAGTTCGACGCCGTCAGCGACCAGCTGATCGGCTGCGAGGCGCTGCTGCGCTGGCACCATCCGGTACGCGGATTGCTGCTGCCTGGCGCGTTCCTCAACATGCTGATGAAAAGCTCCCTCTCGATCACGCTGGGCGAGTGGATCCTGCGCAGTGCGCTGCAGCAGGTCAGCGAATGGCGGCGGCAGCAGCCGGCGCTGCGCGTCAGCATTAACCTGTTTCCGCGTCAGCTGGATGATGTCCGGCTGGATAAGCTGCTGTGCGAACTTACCGCCAACGACGCCAGTTTTGTCGATCTGGAAGTCGATGAGTCGGTGCTGACCAGCCTGGTGCAGGAGGTGCCCGCGCGCTTCAACGCTATCCGCCAGACCGGTGCCCGTTTTGTGATTGATCATTATGGCCGCACGCTCGGCGCCATTAATTTGCTGCAGCATGATTTTGTGGCCGGTCTGAAAATCGATAAATCCCTGACGGCGCAGCTCAGCGACAGCGGGCGCGTGCGCATGATGTTCCGCGCCCTGGCGGCGCTGGGCAAAAGCCTGAGCCTGACGGTAAAAGCGGAAGGGGTAGAAAACGGCCAGCAGCGTGCCTTTGTCACCCAGGCGCAGTGTGATGTGGTACAGGGCCACGCCCTGGGTGAGCCGGTCAGCGCCGACGTGTTCGGCACGCTGCTGGCCGAAACGCGGATGCACCCGCTATGA
- a CDS encoding SrfA family protein encodes MAKTFLRSGNLDTLLALGENGQPVWASALQIRETLRLRRQTTLANCLAIPQANDKGDRLDWYAPFNGKVKSWLAASDRERRLALELLTLNQQDLQALSLRARDAENPAMRLFGALLSKTLQFPDQQYVYLVDGQPVITFWGFVDPQARTREDALACLRDTLDEALPPLVAEPPAPAAPPIAAVSDAPLVTEVTPEPEPLPEPEPVLPPAEPVPPPAVAPRARLRPLALLLPVAAAAAAGVAFWLHSPAPQNNPPADTAQVAPAAAGAPPAALVKAAALATTLPQRQASVVAAPAAETPAAPAPAPAEIVAEHTEPAKADDLVMTADDARLGSVKFINGNWRVTLRQTNLPTGKPPSLRYQIRNGKGTALIVQGDNIRCKADVTAAMTSAGTMVVRSRYTASCSDKSRYRMPELVCKAGDGIASCTAQYGADQAFPLTIKRESK; translated from the coding sequence GTGGCAAAAACTTTTCTGCGCAGCGGCAATCTGGATACGCTTCTGGCACTGGGTGAGAACGGTCAGCCAGTCTGGGCTTCTGCCCTGCAAATCCGCGAGACGTTGCGTCTGCGCCGCCAAACCACGCTGGCGAACTGCCTCGCCATTCCTCAGGCCAACGACAAAGGCGACCGCCTTGACTGGTATGCCCCGTTCAACGGCAAGGTAAAATCCTGGCTGGCCGCCAGCGATCGCGAACGCCGTCTGGCGCTGGAACTGCTTACCCTGAACCAGCAGGATCTGCAGGCGCTGAGCCTGCGCGCGCGCGACGCGGAAAATCCCGCGATGCGCCTGTTTGGCGCACTGCTGAGCAAAACGCTGCAGTTCCCCGATCAGCAGTATGTCTATCTGGTGGATGGCCAGCCAGTGATCACCTTCTGGGGCTTTGTCGATCCGCAGGCGCGCACGCGCGAAGATGCGCTGGCCTGCCTGCGCGACACGCTGGATGAGGCGCTGCCGCCGCTGGTGGCCGAGCCGCCGGCCCCTGCCGCTCCGCCGATCGCCGCCGTCAGCGACGCACCGCTGGTGACCGAGGTCACCCCCGAACCAGAGCCGCTGCCAGAGCCGGAGCCTGTGCTCCCGCCGGCGGAGCCCGTGCCGCCGCCTGCTGTGGCGCCGCGTGCGCGCCTGCGTCCGCTGGCGCTGCTGCTGCCGGTCGCGGCGGCAGCCGCCGCCGGTGTCGCCTTCTGGCTGCACAGCCCCGCACCGCAGAACAATCCGCCCGCCGACACTGCACAGGTTGCCCCGGCCGCCGCTGGCGCACCGCCGGCGGCACTGGTGAAAGCGGCCGCGCTTGCGACCACGCTGCCGCAGCGCCAGGCCAGCGTCGTGGCAGCACCGGCGGCAGAAACGCCTGCGGCACCTGCCCCTGCGCCGGCTGAAATCGTGGCGGAACATACCGAACCCGCCAAAGCTGACGACCTGGTGATGACCGCCGACGATGCGCGCCTGGGCTCAGTGAAATTTATCAATGGCAACTGGCGCGTCACCCTGCGTCAGACCAACCTGCCGACCGGCAAGCCGCCCAGCCTGCGCTATCAGATTCGCAACGGCAAAGGCACGGCGCTGATTGTTCAGGGCGACAACATCCGCTGCAAAGCCGATGTGACCGCCGCCATGACCAGCGCAGGCACCATGGTGGTACGCAGCCGCTACACCGCCAGCTGCAGCGATAAATCGCGCTACCGCATGCCAGAGCTGGTGTGCAAAGCCGGTGATGGTATCGCCAGCTGCACCGCGCAGTATGGCGCGGACCAGGCATTCCCGTTGACGATTAAGCGTGAGAGTAAGTAA